A window from Mycolicibacterium tokaiense encodes these proteins:
- a CDS encoding glutamine amidotransferase, which yields MARVLIAGESWTTTSIHTKGFDSFTTVAYQEGVQDFSDALTTGGHQVTFMPNHVAAQSFPTSADQLDAFDVVILSDIGSNTLLMPNDVFLHGKSFPNRLRVLRDWVREGGSLMMVGGYLSFQGIEAKANYKNSPLAESLPVLMEDGDDREETPEGAVPHLFGPVHPCTAGLPDTWPALLGFQRLAPRSASEVLAQVNGHPLLTVGHYGEGRCAAFASDIGPHWAPAEFTRWEGFSTLWTQTVSWLADGRTP from the coding sequence GTGGCACGCGTACTGATCGCCGGCGAATCCTGGACCACCACATCGATCCACACCAAGGGGTTCGACTCCTTCACCACGGTGGCCTATCAGGAAGGTGTGCAGGACTTCTCGGACGCGCTGACCACCGGCGGGCACCAGGTGACGTTCATGCCCAACCACGTCGCCGCGCAGAGCTTCCCCACCTCCGCCGACCAGCTCGACGCCTTCGACGTGGTGATCCTGTCCGACATCGGGTCCAACACGCTGTTGATGCCCAACGATGTTTTCCTGCACGGCAAGTCGTTTCCGAACCGGCTGCGGGTGCTGCGGGACTGGGTGCGCGAGGGCGGGTCGCTGATGATGGTGGGCGGCTACCTCAGCTTCCAGGGCATCGAGGCGAAAGCCAACTACAAGAACTCACCGCTGGCCGAGTCGCTGCCGGTCCTGATGGAGGACGGCGACGACCGGGAGGAGACTCCCGAAGGCGCCGTCCCGCACCTGTTCGGACCCGTTCATCCCTGCACCGCAGGTCTTCCCGACACCTGGCCGGCACTGCTGGGGTTCCAGCGCCTGGCTCCCCGATCGGCATCGGAGGTGCTGGCCCAGGTGAACGGCCACCCGCTTCTGACCGTGGGCCACTACGGCGAGGGCCGATGCGCGGCCTTCGCCAGTGACATCGGCCCACACTGGGCACCCGCGGAGTTCACCCGCTGGGAGGGTTTCTCGACGCTGTGGACGCAGACCGTGTCCTGGCTCGCCGACGGGCGCACCCCGTGA
- a CDS encoding M24 family metallopeptidase: MQDISPTPPAGLVTAQLLARDVAELAAEVIWAGMTERELARWAEETMRARGSTGLWTIVNVGFGSGSLDCFPTVGPTDRMLWNIDSGFIDVHPVVDGWWGDCTRTFVIGDQPDYLEAKAEIQKIHDTVLAAAYPGMPARELWSAFNDCIAGTGWNHMDRLGNIGHSIGQNVSYTQGYIDRNNPTPMWGGWAVEPFVGNHLYGVKVEDVIWFGPDGCTVIR, encoded by the coding sequence ATGCAGGACATCAGCCCCACTCCCCCAGCCGGGCTCGTCACCGCGCAACTACTGGCCCGTGACGTCGCCGAGCTGGCCGCCGAGGTCATCTGGGCCGGCATGACCGAACGCGAGCTGGCCCGGTGGGCAGAAGAGACGATGCGCGCCCGCGGGTCCACCGGCCTGTGGACCATCGTCAACGTCGGGTTCGGCTCCGGCAGCCTGGACTGCTTCCCCACCGTCGGGCCCACCGACCGGATGCTGTGGAACATCGATTCCGGCTTCATCGACGTGCATCCGGTGGTCGACGGGTGGTGGGGCGACTGCACCCGGACCTTCGTCATCGGCGATCAGCCCGACTATCTGGAGGCCAAAGCGGAGATCCAGAAGATCCACGACACCGTGCTGGCCGCCGCCTATCCCGGCATGCCCGCCCGCGAGCTGTGGTCGGCGTTCAACGACTGCATCGCGGGAACCGGGTGGAATCACATGGACCGCCTGGGCAACATCGGGCATTCGATCGGTCAGAACGTCTCCTACACACAGGGTTACATCGACCGGAACAACCCCACACCGATGTGGGGCGGCTGGGCCGTCGAACCCTTCGTCGGCAACCACCTCTACGGAGTCAAGGTCGAAGATGTCATCTGGTTCGGCCCCGACGGGTGCACCGTCATCCGATGA
- a CDS encoding ABC transporter substrate-binding protein, giving the protein MKIRLRSVAATVLTAAATVGLVACGGDSTETTDNGLKPVRMIMEWPVADAFWTPFVVAKDKGYYSDAGIDLTITPPPTVADTMKFLGTDEADVAFTTTLDVLFAKDQDAPVVAIGSYGDSNNWGLISREPFDLAQVKGKTIGIYNDAWSKAQLTMMLDSVGLTLPDVQLVTAADNTVPLLLENKVDIITGVTNAESAEIRVNGGFEPFFMPAAEHGAPNAPIFVVAGNTSWLDGNQDTAKDFMAATKKGLEDSLADPAAAMETFQKAYPDSDMAFITDSWNATTKILEAQPQPFVQSDEQWKGLLDAAVAQDLVKSVDEPSAYWTDDYLPD; this is encoded by the coding sequence ATGAAGATCCGCTTGCGCTCCGTGGCAGCCACCGTGCTGACCGCCGCCGCCACCGTCGGGCTCGTCGCCTGCGGCGGCGACTCGACAGAAACCACGGACAACGGCCTCAAGCCGGTCCGGATGATCATGGAATGGCCGGTGGCCGACGCGTTCTGGACGCCGTTCGTGGTGGCCAAGGACAAGGGCTACTACTCCGACGCCGGCATCGACCTGACCATCACGCCGCCGCCCACCGTCGCCGACACCATGAAGTTCCTGGGCACCGACGAAGCCGACGTCGCCTTCACCACCACCCTGGACGTGCTGTTCGCCAAGGACCAGGACGCGCCGGTGGTGGCCATCGGCTCTTACGGCGACAGCAACAACTGGGGCCTGATCTCCCGCGAACCGTTCGACCTGGCCCAGGTCAAGGGCAAGACCATCGGCATCTACAACGACGCGTGGTCCAAGGCGCAGCTGACGATGATGCTGGACTCGGTGGGTCTGACCCTGCCCGACGTGCAGCTGGTCACCGCCGCCGACAACACCGTGCCGCTGCTGCTGGAGAACAAGGTCGACATCATCACCGGTGTCACCAATGCCGAGTCCGCGGAGATCCGCGTCAACGGCGGCTTCGAACCGTTCTTCATGCCCGCCGCAGAACATGGCGCACCCAACGCGCCCATCTTCGTGGTGGCCGGTAACACCAGCTGGCTCGACGGAAACCAGGACACGGCAAAGGATTTCATGGCGGCCACCAAGAAGGGACTGGAAGACTCCCTGGCCGACCCGGCCGCTGCCATGGAGACCTTCCAAAAGGCCTACCCGGACTCCGACATGGCGTTCATCACCGACTCCTGGAACGCGACCACCAAGATCCTCGAGGCCCAGCCGCAGCCGTTCGTCCAGAGCGACGAACAGTGGAAGGGATTGCTGGACGCCGCCGTCGCCCAGGACCTGGTGAAGTCCGTCGACGAGCCCAGCGCCTACTGGACCGACGACTACCTGCCCGACTGA
- a CDS encoding LacI family DNA-binding transcriptional regulator, giving the protein MRPTIRQVAERAGVSTATVSRALSGARTVSPELARRIEDAVAELGYSSNGIASSLRRSRTDTVGMVVPDIANPFFTALVKNVDRVLAERGLQMLLCDAQSSPQVEADRLSSLINRRVDGIIISPTNEIDSGPAVRAASARVPVVQIDRRARDTDTDWVGIDDDFAQSLIVGHLCERGVRSAAFVSAQPTDSSTELRHAGLLKHAGAQGITVHPDAVLMGEYSTRWGQQAGARILASDTRPDAIVCGNDLIALGVLQACRDAGVAVPEQMVVTGFDDIPFAALSTPPLTTIAQPLADIAAEGVRLLAQAIDGTATTQTIRASLGSRLVVRQSTVICGVSPADTAGDTPQIT; this is encoded by the coding sequence GTGCGGCCGACTATCAGGCAGGTCGCCGAGCGGGCGGGGGTCTCGACGGCGACGGTGTCGCGCGCGCTGTCGGGCGCACGCACCGTGTCCCCGGAATTGGCGCGCCGCATCGAGGACGCGGTCGCCGAGCTGGGGTACTCGAGCAACGGCATCGCCAGCTCGCTGCGGCGCAGCCGCACCGACACCGTCGGCATGGTGGTCCCCGACATCGCCAACCCGTTCTTCACGGCACTGGTGAAGAACGTCGACCGGGTGCTGGCCGAACGCGGGCTGCAGATGCTGCTCTGCGACGCGCAGTCCAGCCCGCAGGTGGAGGCCGATCGACTCTCCTCATTGATCAACCGGCGGGTGGACGGCATCATCATCAGCCCCACCAACGAGATCGACAGCGGCCCCGCGGTGCGGGCGGCGTCCGCCCGGGTTCCCGTGGTGCAGATCGACCGCCGGGCCCGCGACACCGACACCGATTGGGTGGGCATCGACGACGACTTCGCCCAGTCCCTGATCGTCGGCCACCTGTGCGAGCGCGGGGTGCGGTCGGCGGCGTTCGTCAGCGCCCAGCCCACCGACTCGTCCACCGAACTGCGTCATGCCGGACTGCTGAAACACGCTGGTGCACAAGGCATCACCGTGCACCCGGACGCGGTGCTGATGGGGGAGTACTCCACGCGGTGGGGACAGCAGGCCGGGGCCCGGATTCTGGCGTCGGATACCCGGCCGGACGCCATCGTCTGCGGCAACGACCTCATCGCCCTCGGTGTGCTGCAGGCCTGCCGCGATGCCGGGGTCGCGGTACCGGAGCAGATGGTGGTGACGGGCTTCGACGACATTCCCTTTGCGGCGCTGAGCACCCCGCCGCTGACCACCATCGCCCAGCCGCTGGCCGACATCGCCGCCGAAGGGGTGCGGTTGCTGGCCCAGGCCATCGACGGCACCGCCACCACGCAGACCATCCGGGCCTCGCTGGGATCGCGTCTGGTGGTGCGCCAGTCCACGGTGATTTGTGGAGTGTCACCGGCGGACACCGCCGGTGACACTCCACAAATCACGTGA
- the menJ gene encoding menaquinone reductase: MNALPASAADVVVIGAGPAGSAAAAWAARAGRDVLVIDAATFPRDKSCGDGLTPRAVAELEHLGLGPWLDGHIRHHGLRMSGFGSAVQVRWPGPSFPATGSAVPRTELDDRVRAAAEASGAAMLLGVKAVSVEHDSSGRVSAVVLADGHRVSCRELIVADGARSTLGRVLGRQWHQETVYGVAGRAYLSSPRASDPWLTSDLELRAVDGTVLPGYGWIFPLGNGEVNIGVGALATATRPAEVALRPLIKHYAALKAQEWGFEGEPRAVSSALLPMGGAVSGVAGPNWMLIGDAAACVNPLNGEGIDYGMETGRLAAELLGSGDLTEAWPAVLQQHYSRGFSVARRLALLLTIPRFLPLAGPLAMRSQLLMGIAVRVMGNLVTDEDADWVAKLWRGAGAGSRRLDRRKPFT, encoded by the coding sequence ATGAATGCCCTCCCCGCCAGCGCTGCCGATGTGGTTGTCATCGGCGCCGGACCGGCCGGTTCGGCGGCGGCGGCGTGGGCCGCCAGAGCCGGCCGCGATGTGCTGGTGATCGATGCGGCGACCTTCCCGCGGGACAAATCCTGCGGCGACGGACTGACCCCGCGGGCGGTTGCCGAACTGGAGCACCTGGGGCTCGGACCGTGGCTCGACGGCCACATCCGCCACCACGGACTGCGGATGTCGGGCTTCGGTTCCGCGGTGCAGGTGCGCTGGCCCGGGCCGTCGTTTCCGGCCACCGGGTCCGCGGTGCCGCGAACCGAACTCGACGACCGCGTGCGCGCGGCCGCGGAGGCCTCGGGGGCAGCGATGTTGTTGGGCGTCAAAGCGGTGTCGGTGGAACATGATTCGTCGGGCCGGGTGTCGGCGGTGGTGCTCGCCGACGGGCACCGGGTGAGCTGCCGGGAGCTGATCGTCGCCGACGGCGCCCGCTCGACGTTGGGGCGGGTGCTGGGCCGGCAGTGGCACCAGGAGACGGTGTACGGGGTTGCCGGGCGGGCCTACCTCTCGTCGCCCAGGGCGTCGGACCCGTGGCTGACCTCGGATCTGGAGTTGCGGGCCGTCGACGGCACGGTGCTGCCGGGCTACGGGTGGATCTTCCCGCTGGGCAACGGTGAGGTGAACATCGGCGTCGGCGCGCTGGCCACCGCCACGCGGCCCGCCGAGGTGGCGCTGCGGCCGCTGATCAAGCACTACGCCGCGCTCAAGGCCCAGGAGTGGGGTTTCGAGGGCGAACCCCGTGCGGTGTCGTCGGCCCTGCTGCCGATGGGTGGCGCCGTCTCCGGGGTGGCGGGACCGAACTGGATGCTGATCGGTGACGCCGCGGCGTGTGTGAATCCGCTCAACGGCGAGGGCATCGACTACGGCATGGAGACCGGCCGGCTGGCGGCCGAGCTACTGGGCTCCGGTGATCTGACCGAGGCCTGGCCGGCGGTGCTGCAACAGCACTACTCTCGCGGCTTCTCGGTGGCGCGGCGGTTGGCGCTGTTGTTGACCATTCCCCGGTTCCTGCCGCTGGCCGGTCCGCTGGCGATGCGCTCGCAGCTGCTGATGGGCATCGCGGTGCGGGTGATGGGCAACCTCGTGACCGACGAGGATGCCGACTGGGTGGCCAAGCTGTGGCGTGGCGCCGGCGCCGGGTCACGACGGCTGGATCGCCGCAAGCCCTTCACGTGA
- the grcC1 gene encoding nonaprenyl/(2E,6E)-farnesyl/geranylgeranyl diphosphat synthase encodes MRTPASVVAGVDFGDAELAASVRDGVTQIEQLMATELGKADELMSEAVHHLFLAGGKRFRPLFTVLSASLGPDPTNNDVVIAGAVIEMVHLATLYHDDVMDEAQVRRGATSANARWSNNIAILAGDYLFATASRLVSRLGPEAVLVIADTFAQLVTGQMRETRGVTEGGDPIDHYLKVVYEKTACLIAASGRFGATFSGADDEQIERLFRLGGIVGTAFQISDDIIDIDSDPDESGKLPGTDLREGVHTLPVLYALREDGPDAERLRTLLAKPLEDDAEVAEALGLLRASTGMAKAKQTVMSYAEQARQELAALPDVSGRRALESLVEYTVHRHG; translated from the coding sequence GTGAGGACACCGGCGAGCGTGGTGGCGGGCGTGGATTTCGGCGATGCCGAGTTGGCCGCGAGTGTCCGCGACGGCGTGACGCAGATCGAGCAACTGATGGCCACTGAACTGGGCAAAGCCGACGAGCTGATGTCCGAGGCCGTGCACCACCTGTTCCTGGCGGGCGGCAAGCGGTTCCGGCCGCTGTTCACCGTGCTGTCGGCGTCGCTGGGTCCCGACCCCACCAACAACGACGTGGTGATCGCCGGAGCCGTCATCGAGATGGTGCACCTGGCCACGCTGTACCACGACGACGTGATGGACGAGGCGCAGGTGCGGCGCGGAGCCACCAGTGCCAACGCCCGCTGGAGCAACAACATCGCGATCCTGGCCGGCGACTATCTCTTCGCCACCGCCTCGCGGCTGGTGTCGCGGCTGGGACCGGAGGCCGTGCTGGTGATCGCCGACACCTTCGCCCAACTGGTCACCGGGCAGATGCGTGAGACCCGCGGTGTCACCGAGGGCGGCGACCCCATCGATCACTACCTCAAGGTGGTCTACGAGAAGACGGCGTGCCTGATCGCCGCGTCGGGCCGGTTCGGCGCGACGTTCTCCGGGGCCGACGACGAGCAGATCGAGCGACTGTTCCGCCTCGGCGGCATCGTGGGCACGGCCTTCCAGATCTCCGACGACATCATCGACATCGACAGCGATCCCGATGAGTCGGGCAAGCTGCCGGGCACCGATCTGCGCGAGGGGGTGCACACGCTGCCCGTGCTCTACGCACTCCGTGAGGACGGCCCGGATGCCGAGCGCCTGCGCACCCTGCTGGCCAAGCCGCTGGAGGACGACGCGGAGGTGGCCGAGGCCCTGGGTCTGCTGCGGGCGTCCACCGGCATGGCCAAGGCCAAGCAGACGGTGATGAGCTACGCCGAGCAGGCCCGCCAGGAGCTGGCGGCGCTGCC